The proteins below are encoded in one region of Pomacea canaliculata isolate SZHN2017 linkage group LG7, ASM307304v1, whole genome shotgun sequence:
- the LOC112567747 gene encoding nmrA-like family domain-containing protein 1 yields MEEVVMRQMSMMSERSSRKEKRAVLVLGATGLVGGAVARALLSFPWFKVFVGTRRPWCSEALLLRRAGARVLEVDFNYKQSLLEAMTGVRCVFLHTHYWEMYSRTLEVWHGQCVVEAAVTANVEHIVYDGTTYVKPSDGLMCGFLASRLEIEEIIVRSGISYTIVVFPFVLENLLTVFRPFEVSKNLYALPLPMEYNLLPVGGLNDMAICVCKIFLQLRNVRRVKLFLATQMLTVSQIASTLTSVLREKRFFDPEMSVEDFMAFDFPGAKDIATMFLHYQNDLRLPDIQLTKSLNPRLRSITEWVEDNRLQFLRVLNESKETPSMETFLSVTRSSISIPSKTPSMNFSNSAAVSAWATSFLKTRGSLGPSSDPSSTSPNSPPRDAVSPRRTGATTKKRRFRSLSDSNLKESGQSLMNPSCGRDLTWPLSGVNVGESDCNHLDTIQFDKSSPSGVASTTSLPSNLSLVSFERAEPWTDESQVTIL; encoded by the exons ATGGAGGAAGTGGTCATGAGGCAAATGAGTATGATGTCAGAGAGGTCAAGCAGAAAAGAGAAACGTGCCGTCCTCGTGCTGGGCGCCACAGGTCTTGTGGGTGGCGCCGTGGCCCGTGCCCTGCTGTCCTTCCCTTGGTTTAAAGTCTTCGTTGGCACGCGAAGACCTTGGTGTTCTGAAGCCTTGCTTCTTCGGCGAGCTG GTGCGAGAGTTTTGGAGGTGGACTTCAACTACAAGCAGAGCCTGCTGGAAGCCATGACAGGAGTCAGGTGTGTCTTCCTGCACACCCACTACTGGGAGATGTACTCACGCACCCTGGAGGTCTGGCAT GGTCAGTGCGTGGTGGAGGCGGCGGTGACCGCCAATGTCGAGCACATCGTGTATGACGGCACCACCTACGTCAAGCCGTCTGACGGTCTGATGTGTGGCTTCCTCGCCTCGCGCCTGGAGATCGAGGAGATCATCGTCCGCTCGG GTATTTCCTACACCATTGTAGTGTTCCCGTTTGTGCTGGAGAACCTGTTGACGGTATTTCGACCGTTCGAAGTGTCAAAAAACCTTTACGCTCTGC CCCTGCCCATGGAGTATAATCTGCTGCCAGTGGGAGGCCTCAACGacatggccatttgtgtgtgcAAGATCTTCCTCCAGTTAAGGAACGTCCGGAGGGTAAAACTCTTTCTAGCCACCCAGATGCTCACCGTCAGCCAGATCGCATCCACTCTGACCTCGGTCCTCCGAGAAAAACGCTTCTTTGATCCCGAG ATGTCAGTGGAAGACTTCATGGCCTTCGATTTTCCTGGCGCAAAAGACATAGCGACCATGTTTCTGCACTACCAGAATGACCTCAGATTACCGGACATCCAGCTGACCAAATCGCTGAACCCCCGTCTGCGAAGTATCACGGAGTGGGTGGAGGACAACCGCCTTCAGTTCCTGCGCGTGCTGAACGAGTCGAAGGAAACGCCAAGCATGGAGACTTTCCTGTCGGTGACGAGGTCCTCCATTTCCATACCCTCGAAAACACCCTCCATGAACTTCTCCAACTCAGCGGCGGTCAGCGCATGGGCCACGTCATTTCTAAAGACTCGGGGGTCGCTAGGCCCCTCCTCGGACCCCTCCTCCACGTCGCCTAACAGCCCTCCTCGCGATGCCGTCAGTCCTCGGCGGACCGGAGCAACCACGAAGAAGCGAAGGTTCCGAAGCCTCTCCGACTCCAATTTGAAGGAGTCCGGACAGTCGTTGATGAACCCCTCTTGCGGCAGGGACCTCACTTGGCCGCTTTCAGGTGTAAATGTCGGTGAGTCAGATTGCAACCACCTGGACACGATTCAGTTTGACAAATCGTCGCCGTCCGGTGTCGCGAGTACCACCTCGCTTCCCAGCAATCTGTCTCTTGTCTCCTTCGAGCGAGCGGAACCGTGGACAGACGAGAGCCAGGTAACAATATTGTAA